The segment TGGCATCGCTATAGAAAATACCATAATAAGCATAAAAATAATAAAAATTAGGCTAAAAATCGTTAATTTAGTGATATCAATGTTATCTAAACTTCTATCTATTCTCATCTATTTCACTCTCCATCTGTGTGCTTATCTTGCTAATATTAACAAAGTTATACCATCCATTAGGAAGTTGATAAAATGTAGTATTAGATATGCTAAATATAGATTTTAGCGGTGCTTCAAATAGTAGTTTGAAGTGGTCTTGCGTCGGTGTTACGCCTTTGATTTTCAAAGCATTATCCTCTAAATATAGGCTATTTAGAGTTACTCCATCTGGCACAAGGTTAAATAAATTCATCAAACTCTTATTTAAAATCAAATTTTTATTATAGATATCTAAGCTCATATCTCTTTTTATCAAAGTGATTTTGGTCTCTTCTTCTATCTGCTTGATTGCTTTAAATGTCTCGTCATATTTGGCTTGTAGATCTTGGGAATTTGAGTTTATCACATAAACCCTCATACTCACAAACATAGCCCCAAATATAAACAAAACAGTCAAAATCGCCATCGCACAAAGCCAAATTTTGGTAAAGATAGATAGTATCGGCTTGATTTTAGGCTGGATAAAACTATAACTCATCGCTAATCTCTTTTATCATCATATTATTTAATAACTTATCAATATCGTGTTTATAAATTTTTGTATTTATCATTAGCTCATTTTCAGCCATCACTACAAACTCATTATCCAAGCTCAATCCATCAAAAATTACAATCTCTTCTATAAAATCTCCGCTATAAATTTTATTATGATAATACTCATTAATTGCTAGTTTGATATTGCTAATTATCGTTATCTCCTCGCCAATATCCCTTACGCTATCTTCTAGATTTTTGCTTGCTACTTCCATATCTTCTTGGTTGATATCTTCGAATTCGCCATTACCTAAATTCTCACTATCAAAAGAGTCAAATGAGCCAATATCACCTAAATTATCAAGCTGGCTTAATCTATCTTGCTCCTCTTCTATTACATTATCCAAATCTGCGCTCTCTTCTTTGCTAACAGCCTTATCATAATAGTTAAAATCTTCAATATCTTTTCTAGTATCAAAATATCCGCCAAATTTCATCTTATTAGCATCAAAAATCATAATAGTATTACTATCGTCCATATTTAATAGATATAAGGTTATCCCATCTTTTGGGGATTCCTTGATTAAAGAGTGTAAAATAGCAAATGGTGAGTAGATCAAATCTGGCTTTACAGCTAATGAGTTTTCAAAAAGCTCCAACTCATTATCAGGCACCACGATACTCCAACCATCTAGCTTAACTTTATCAACTAAGTTATATTCTATATTAAATTTTTCAAATTCACTAGCACTAACTGCTGGCAAAGCCCACTGCTTAGGGCTATTTAACATAGCAGCAAAATATAGAGTATGATACTGTTTTGTGCGTTTTTTGAGATAATCTATAAGCTTAGAATCCACCACTCCATTGTCTATCTCAAATACCGCTTCACTGCTATTTAAGATTTTATCACCCTTAATAGCCCGTGAAAAAAGATAGCATTTGCCATCTTTGATAATAGCACTAACATACAAAATGGTCAAAAATCCACGAATCCAAGAGATTAAACCAGACATATTAAACCTTAAATTTTAAAAATTTTAGCCAATTTAGCTTTAAATTTAGATTATACTATCCACCTCATCAAATTTTTTGGCTATTAATGCCTTAGCCTCATTGATCTCTAATCCATCCACACTAAAACTATCACTAATATAATAGGTTATCTTGCTAAAAGGCTTTGGTAAAATCATCTTATCCCAGCTATTAAATTCCCAAAATTTACTAGCCTTATAGCTCAAAATAACCATATTTACTCCAGTTTTTTGCGCTATTGTCACTGAGCCATCACTAATGCTATGTCTAGGACCCCTTGGGCCATCTGGCGTGATCGCTACATCGATGCCGTTATTTATGGATTTAATAGCTAATAAAAATGCCCTTAAAGCTCCTTTAGATGAGCTTCCACGGATAGAGCCGATACCAAAATGAGCGATAATATCAGTTATCATTTGACCATCTTTGTGATCTGATATTATCACATTTGCTTCTCGCCCATTCCAACATTTAGTAAATATAAAAGGCATAAAAGCAAGCTTTTCATGCCAAAAGAGAATCACAACAGGCTTATTTGGTAGGGTGTTAGTGATAAATTCTTTCTTACAGCTTAGATATATAAGCCTCATTAAAAAAACTAATAAATTTTCTATAATTTTATTAGCGAATTTGGACTTAAATAATCTGCCCATTTAATACCATTCTTCTTGGCTGGGTGATTTTGACATTAGCAAACTTACCCAAAAGCTCTTCACTCCCCTTAGCTTGGACTAAAAAGTTATTATCCGTTCGACCTGCTATCATCCCATCAGCCCTAAGCTCTTCGAAATATACCCTATATATTTCACCCATCTTAGTAGCTACAATCTCATCTAAAATTTCATTATGTCTATTTTGCAATCTAGTGAGTCTAGCACCGGCTATAGCATCATCAATCTGATTTGGCATAGTTGCCGCTGGAGTTAGCGGGCGGGCCGAGTATTTAAACGAAAAAACTTGCTCAAATCTAACTTTTTCTAAAACATCCATCGTATCTTCAAAATCAGCTTCACTCTCACCAGGAAATCCAACTATAATATCAGTAGATATACTCACGCTAGGACAGAGCGATCTAAGCTTATTAGCCCGATCCAAAAACCACTCTTTCGTATATCCACGCTTCATAGCCTTTAAAATCACGCTACTACCACTTTGTAATGGCATATGCATGGATTTACAAATTTTAGAATTAGTGCTAAATTCATGTAAAAATTTATCATCCATATGAAGTGGATGCGGACTAGTAAAGCGAATTCTCTCCACGCCATCAATCTGGCTAATCATATTTAAAAGATCACTAAAATCTATCTTTTGGCCATTAGAATTGCTAAATCTTTTGCCATAGTTATTGACATTTTGCCCTAGCAAAAATATCTCTTTAGCTCCATTATTAGTAGCTTTTTTAATCTCATTTAAAATTATATCTTTTGGAATGCTTAGCTCATCGCCCCTAGTGTGTGGGACTATACAATAGGTGCATTTCTTATCGCATCCTATCATGATATTTACATAGCTTTTATATGGACTAGTGCGAAACTCGCCAAAGGCATACTCGCTCTCATCGTGATTGATATCTACGCTCACAAATTTAGGTGTTTTGACTGCGGTTTTGATCTTTGATACATTTCTAGCACCAAGGACAAAATCCACATACGGCGCACGCTTAAATACATCAGAGCCAAGATGGCTAGCCGTACAGCCACAAACACCTATTTTCGCTCCTGGTTTTTTGACCTTTTCAAATCCGCCAACCTCGCTAAAAAGCTTATGAACAGGTCTTTCACGCACTGAGCAGGTATTAATAAGTATTAAATCAGCTTCATCAATTTTACTAGTAGTCTCATACTCATCATCAAGTTCAGCTATAATATGTTCGCTATCACGGACATTCATAGCACATCCCAAAGTCTCTATAAATAGCTTTTTTTTACTAAATTCAGCGCTCAAAGTATATGTACCTCATACATATAATCATTTTCATCTAAGCCGTATTTAACCGTGCGATGATATA is part of the Campylobacter lanienae NCTC 13004 genome and harbors:
- a CDS encoding lysophospholipid acyltransferase family protein — protein: MRLIYLSCKKEFITNTLPNKPVVILFWHEKLAFMPFIFTKCWNGREANVIISDHKDGQMITDIIAHFGIGSIRGSSSKGALRAFLLAIKSINNGIDVAITPDGPRGPRHSISDGSVTIAQKTGVNMVILSYKASKFWEFNSWDKMILPKPFSKITYYISDSFSVDGLEINEAKALIAKKFDEVDSII
- the miaB gene encoding tRNA (N6-isopentenyl adenosine(37)-C2)-methylthiotransferase MiaB, giving the protein MSAEFSKKKLFIETLGCAMNVRDSEHIIAELDDEYETTSKIDEADLILINTCSVRERPVHKLFSEVGGFEKVKKPGAKIGVCGCTASHLGSDVFKRAPYVDFVLGARNVSKIKTAVKTPKFVSVDINHDESEYAFGEFRTSPYKSYVNIMIGCDKKCTYCIVPHTRGDELSIPKDIILNEIKKATNNGAKEIFLLGQNVNNYGKRFSNSNGQKIDFSDLLNMISQIDGVERIRFTSPHPLHMDDKFLHEFSTNSKICKSMHMPLQSGSSVILKAMKRGYTKEWFLDRANKLRSLCPSVSISTDIIVGFPGESEADFEDTMDVLEKVRFEQVFSFKYSARPLTPAATMPNQIDDAIAGARLTRLQNRHNEILDEIVATKMGEIYRVYFEELRADGMIAGRTDNNFLVQAKGSEELLGKFANVKITQPRRMVLNGQII